The Chloroflexaceae bacterium genome has a segment encoding these proteins:
- a CDS encoding radical SAM protein, with protein sequence MIPSLYNLTLPELEALMREWGQPPFRARQIYRQLYVNLADDPTAMTDLPAALRERLRAETTLGSLSLARVQVADDGLTRKALFRLPGDAVVETVLMIYPDRATACVSTQAGCGMGCVFCATGKLGLLRNLTTGEIVEQALWASRELRRWQRAEAPIAALVSHSADAAALGDDGQWWGAEGEPFSERVTRQVGRITNLVFMGMGEPFANYDRWWAAVERLHDPQGFNLGARSMTVSTAGLPPGIRRLANERLPINLAISLHAPDDALRSELMPVNRRYPLAELLDATREYIARTGRRVSFEYVLLQGRNDHPHQALALAKLLRGQGVSKGPPLLCHVNLIPWNPVPGMPLSRSERQRVLDFQQILLDYQIPCTVRVERGVAIAAACGQLAGMG encoded by the coding sequence ATGATCCCGTCGCTCTACAATCTGACTCTCCCGGAGCTTGAGGCGCTGATGCGTGAGTGGGGCCAGCCGCCCTTCCGCGCCCGGCAGATCTACCGCCAGCTCTACGTGAACCTGGCGGATGATCCAACGGCGATGACCGATCTGCCGGCGGCGCTGCGCGAGCGGCTGCGGGCCGAGACAACCCTTGGCAGCCTCAGCCTGGCGCGGGTGCAGGTCGCCGACGACGGGCTGACGCGCAAGGCCCTCTTCCGCCTCCCCGGGGACGCCGTGGTGGAAACGGTGCTGATGATTTACCCCGACCGGGCCACGGCCTGCGTCTCGACCCAGGCCGGCTGCGGGATGGGCTGTGTGTTCTGCGCCACCGGCAAGCTAGGGCTGTTACGAAACTTGACCACCGGCGAGATCGTCGAACAGGCCCTGTGGGCCTCGCGGGAGTTGCGCCGCTGGCAGCGGGCCGAGGCGCCGATCGCCGCCCTGGTCTCCCACTCCGCCGATGCCGCGGCCCTCGGCGATGACGGGCAGTGGTGGGGCGCCGAGGGCGAACCCTTCAGCGAGCGGGTGACGCGCCAGGTAGGCCGGATCACGAACCTGGTGTTCATGGGGATGGGCGAGCCGTTCGCCAACTACGACCGCTGGTGGGCGGCGGTCGAACGGCTGCACGACCCCCAGGGCTTCAACCTGGGCGCGCGGAGCATGACCGTTTCGACGGCGGGATTGCCTCCTGGCATTCGCCGGCTGGCCAACGAGCGCCTGCCGATCAACCTGGCTATCTCGCTCCACGCTCCCGACGACGCCCTGCGCTCCGAGTTGATGCCGGTCAACCGGCGCTACCCGCTGGCGGAACTGCTCGACGCCACCCGCGAGTACATCGCCAGAACCGGCCGCCGCGTGAGCTTCGAGTACGTGTTGCTCCAGGGGCGCAACGACCACCCGCATCAGGCCCTGGCCCTGGCGAAGCTGCTGCGCGGCCAGGGGGTGAGCAAGGGGCCGCCGCTGCTCTGCCACGTGAACCTGATCCCCTGGAACCCCGTGCCGGGCATGCCCCTCAGCCGCTCCGAGCGCCAGCGGGTGCTCGACTTCCAGCAGATCCTGCTCGACTACCAGATCCCCTGTACGGTGCGCGTCGAGCGCGGCGTCGCCATTGCCGCAGCGTGCGGGCAGTTGGCGGGGATGGGGTGA
- a CDS encoding Zn-ribbon domain-containing OB-fold protein has product MEIARHWRQRATRYRLEGQRHRHSGVVRFPPQPPALGEDPDVWEPLALSGRGELYSFSVLRQPPAGYESFGVYAVGMVRLEEGPLVTAQLTDCAEEDLAIGMPVEMVTRRLADTGEDGVLVYGYKFRPRLR; this is encoded by the coding sequence ATGGAAATCGCCCGTCACTGGCGCCAGCGCGCCACCCGTTACCGGCTTGAGGGTCAGCGCCACCGTCACAGCGGGGTGGTGCGCTTTCCGCCCCAACCTCCCGCGCTGGGTGAGGATCCGGACGTCTGGGAGCCGCTGGCCCTGAGCGGCCGCGGCGAGCTTTACAGCTTCAGCGTGCTGCGGCAGCCCCCTGCCGGGTACGAGAGCTTCGGCGTCTACGCGGTGGGGATGGTCCGTCTGGAGGAAGGTCCTCTCGTGACGGCGCAACTGACCGACTGCGCCGAAGAGGACCTGGCCATCGGCATGCCGGTCGAGATGGTCACGCGGCGCCTGGCCGATACGGGCGAGGATGGGGTGCTCGTTTACGGGTACAAGTTCCGACCGCGGTTGAGATGA
- a CDS encoding YIP1 family protein — MFQQMINGSIAVLTRPSASTFEEHEQNNLGWALIYSLIAGVINAVISWIGSLLFPPEIPGLEPGVAASQATDIFFLLPATLLGTVIFLLIYWGIVYLLGRAFGGTGEFGELAYGFALFSAPLTVIGSLVSNIPVVGAFLSLAVSIYGLYLTYLAIQSGMNLPANKALYVVLILFAIGLAIVLCVALFFATLIAAFIGASGGFSP, encoded by the coding sequence ATGTTCCAGCAAATGATCAACGGCAGCATCGCGGTCCTGACCCGTCCGTCGGCTTCGACCTTCGAGGAGCACGAGCAGAACAACCTCGGCTGGGCGCTGATCTACTCGCTGATAGCGGGCGTGATCAATGCGGTTATTAGCTGGATCGGGTCACTGCTGTTTCCACCGGAGATACCGGGTCTTGAGCCGGGCGTGGCAGCGAGCCAAGCAACGGATATCTTCTTTTTGCTCCCCGCCACATTGTTGGGTACGGTGATCTTTCTGTTGATCTATTGGGGGATCGTCTATCTACTCGGTCGAGCCTTCGGCGGCACCGGCGAGTTCGGCGAACTGGCCTACGGCTTCGCGCTGTTCAGCGCGCCGTTGACCGTGATCGGCAGTCTGGTGAGTAACATCCCGGTAGTTGGAGCGTTCCTCTCCCTGGCCGTGTCGATCTATGGCCTGTACCTGACCTATCTGGCCATCCAGTCGGGGATGAACCTGCCAGCGAACAAGGCCCTGTACGTTGTCCTCATCTTGTTCGCGATTGGCCTGGCAATCGTTCTATGTGTCGCACTCTTCTTCGCTACGCTTATCGCGGCGTTCATCGGCGCCTCGGGCGGCTTTTCGCCCTGA
- a CDS encoding acetyl-CoA acetyltransferase, which produces MSGVYLIGAGATPVAEHYGRSLADLASEATRAAFAGLPEFVAHRVGALYVANALGDRLAAQGHLGAYLAAAVGLRGVPSMRVEAAGASGGVAIHQAVQAIASGTAEIVAVLGAEKVTDHLDDAVEAALALASDAESEAIHGLTLTAQWAMLMRRYMHEYGYGAEAFAPFPVNAHANGAKNPLALYRFPITADKYRKAAMVASPLNMLDCSSVADGAACVVLAGERVAREAAAEGVPLVRLAGVAVATDTPALALRADPLDLAAARASVHIALGRAHLGLSDVDVFELTDPHGIAAALALEAMGYYERGAAPCHAADGSITPAGRTPIATAGGYKARGDVAGASGVYQVVELLRQLRGEAGPTQVAGARVALAQCLGGVGATAATCVLVAER; this is translated from the coding sequence ATGTCAGGAGTGTATCTGATTGGCGCGGGCGCTACCCCGGTAGCCGAGCACTACGGGCGGAGCCTGGCCGATCTGGCCAGCGAGGCGACGCGGGCGGCCTTCGCGGGGTTGCCGGAGTTCGTGGCGCACCGCGTGGGAGCGCTCTATGTGGCCAACGCGCTGGGTGATCGCCTGGCGGCCCAGGGGCACCTGGGAGCCTATCTGGCCGCGGCAGTGGGCCTGCGGGGCGTGCCGTCGATGCGGGTGGAGGCGGCGGGCGCGAGCGGTGGCGTGGCCATTCATCAGGCGGTGCAGGCCATCGCCTCCGGGACGGCCGAGATCGTGGCGGTGCTGGGCGCAGAGAAGGTCACGGATCATCTCGATGACGCGGTTGAAGCCGCCCTGGCCCTGGCCAGCGACGCCGAGAGCGAAGCCATCCACGGGTTGACCCTCACCGCCCAGTGGGCCATGCTCATGCGCCGCTACATGCACGAATACGGCTATGGGGCCGAGGCCTTCGCGCCCTTCCCGGTCAATGCCCATGCTAACGGCGCGAAGAACCCTCTGGCGCTCTACCGGTTTCCCATCACTGCCGACAAGTACCGTAAGGCCGCGATGGTCGCCTCGCCGTTGAACATGCTCGATTGCAGCAGCGTGGCCGACGGCGCGGCCTGCGTGGTGCTCGCCGGCGAGCGTGTGGCCCGCGAAGCGGCCGCCGAGGGCGTGCCGCTGGTGCGGCTGGCGGGCGTGGCCGTGGCGACCGACACGCCCGCGCTGGCCCTGCGCGCCGATCCGCTCGACCTGGCCGCGGCGCGGGCCAGCGTCCATATCGCTCTGGGGCGCGCCCATCTGGGCCTGAGCGACGTGGATGTCTTCGAGTTGACCGACCCCCACGGCATCGCCGCGGCGCTGGCCCTGGAGGCCATGGGCTACTATGAACGGGGCGCCGCGCCGTGCCACGCCGCCGATGGGTCCATCACCCCCGCGGGCCGCACGCCGATCGCCACGGCCGGGGGCTACAAGGCCCGCGGCGATGTGGCCGGCGCGAGCGGGGTGTACCAGGTCGTTGAGCTGCTGCGCCAGTTGCGCGGCGAAGCCGGTCCCACCCAGGTGGCCGGCGCGCGCGTGGCCCTGGCCCAGTGTCTCGGCGGCGTAGGCGCGACCGCTGCGACATGTGTCCTGGTCGCGGAGCGGTAG
- a CDS encoding hydroxymethylglutaryl-CoA synthase, producing MMKPIRPVGLVGYGAYVPRYRIAAREIARMWTDGQAGVPVEAKSVPGPDEDVITMAIEAGRNALARAALPAERLSAVWVGSESHPYSVKPSGTVVAEALGATHWISAADWEFACKAGSEALTASMALVGSGMADYALAIGADTAQGRPGDALEYTASAGAGALLVGPAEEALATIDATVSYVSDTPDFYRRANRPYPVHGNRFTGEPAYFHQIMSAARRLLDELGRAPADFTYAVFHQPNTKFPQTVAKRLGFSEAQIAPGLLSPRIGNPYSGAALVGLCAILDVARPGDTIFVTTYGSGAGSDAYALTVTERLPACRERAPLTAAYLEREVFVDYATYARWRGKLVLG from the coding sequence ATGATGAAACCCATCCGGCCCGTGGGTCTGGTCGGCTATGGGGCCTATGTTCCCCGTTACCGCATTGCTGCGCGAGAAATTGCCCGCATGTGGACGGACGGGCAGGCGGGGGTGCCGGTGGAGGCGAAGAGTGTGCCAGGCCCCGATGAGGACGTGATCACCATGGCCATCGAAGCCGGGCGCAACGCGCTGGCCCGCGCCGCCCTTCCCGCCGAGCGTCTGAGCGCGGTGTGGGTGGGCAGCGAGAGCCACCCCTACAGCGTGAAGCCGTCGGGAACGGTGGTGGCCGAGGCCCTGGGCGCCACGCACTGGATCAGCGCGGCTGACTGGGAGTTCGCCTGCAAGGCCGGCTCCGAAGCCCTGACCGCCAGCATGGCCCTGGTGGGCAGCGGCATGGCCGACTATGCGCTGGCAATCGGGGCCGACACGGCCCAGGGGCGCCCCGGCGACGCCCTGGAGTATACGGCCTCCGCCGGGGCGGGAGCGTTGCTGGTTGGTCCTGCTGAGGAGGCCCTGGCCACGATTGACGCGACGGTCTCATATGTGAGCGATACGCCGGACTTCTACCGCCGAGCCAACCGGCCCTACCCGGTGCACGGCAACCGCTTCACGGGAGAGCCGGCCTACTTTCATCAGATCATGTCGGCGGCGCGGCGTCTGCTTGATGAGTTGGGGCGCGCCCCCGCCGATTTTACCTACGCCGTCTTTCACCAGCCCAACACCAAGTTTCCACAGACAGTGGCGAAACGCCTGGGCTTCAGCGAGGCTCAGATCGCCCCTGGTCTGCTCAGCCCGCGCATCGGCAACCCGTACTCGGGCGCGGCGCTGGTGGGGCTGTGCGCCATCCTCGACGTGGCCCGGCCCGGCGATACGATCTTTGTCACCACCTACGGGAGCGGGGCCGGTTCCGACGCCTATGCCCTGACCGTGACCGAGCGCTTGCCCGCCTGCCGCGAGCGCGCCCCGCTGACGGCGGCCTACCTGGAGCGGGAGGTGTTCGTGGACTATGCCACCTACGCCAGGTGGCGCGGCAAGCTGGTGCTGGGGTAG
- a CDS encoding hydroxymethylglutaryl-CoA reductase, degradative, with translation MGVKNSRLQGFYQLNPFERLQMVKTFDGLCDEDLRALHGGQGTLSIERADKMIENVVGTFNLPLGIATNFQVNGRDYLIPMVVEEPSIVAGASYAAKMVREGGGFSASSTEPLMIGQVQIVNVAAPQSARHDILRRKDEILAVANAQSRSLVALGGGARDVEVHYHPASPMGPMLVVHLIIDTRDAMGANAINSMCEAVAPLLEQITGGRVYLRILSNLSDRRLARARCVVPPRALERDGLRGEEVVEGILWAYAFAAVDPYRATTHNKGILNGIDPVIVATGNDWRAIEAGAHAYAARSGRYTSLSVWEKDAEGNLVGTLEMPMAVGIVGGATKVHPAAQAALKLLGVTSANQLAEIAVCAGLASNLAAMRALACEGIQQGHMGLHARQIAMAAGAHGPLVDEVARRMVEERNIKPARAEELVAELRAASSH, from the coding sequence ATGGGCGTCAAGAACTCACGTCTCCAGGGATTTTACCAACTCAACCCGTTCGAGCGTCTCCAGATGGTCAAGACCTTCGACGGGCTGTGCGACGAAGATCTGCGCGCGCTGCACGGGGGGCAGGGGACCCTCTCGATTGAGCGCGCTGACAAGATGATCGAAAACGTTGTCGGCACCTTCAACCTGCCACTGGGGATTGCAACAAACTTCCAGGTCAACGGGCGAGATTATCTCATTCCAATGGTGGTGGAAGAGCCTTCAATTGTGGCGGGGGCCAGTTATGCGGCGAAGATGGTGCGCGAGGGCGGCGGTTTCAGCGCCAGCAGCACCGAGCCGCTGATGATCGGCCAGGTGCAGATCGTGAACGTGGCCGCGCCGCAGAGCGCCCGCCACGATATTCTGCGCCGCAAGGACGAGATCCTGGCCGTCGCTAACGCGCAGAGCCGCTCGCTGGTCGCTCTTGGCGGGGGGGCGCGCGATGTTGAGGTGCACTACCATCCAGCCAGCCCCATGGGGCCGATGCTGGTGGTGCATCTGATTATTGATACGCGCGACGCGATGGGCGCCAATGCCATCAACTCGATGTGTGAAGCTGTGGCGCCGCTGCTGGAGCAGATCACCGGCGGCCGGGTCTACCTGCGCATCCTCTCCAACCTGAGCGATCGGCGCCTGGCGCGCGCCCGCTGCGTGGTGCCGCCGCGCGCCCTTGAGCGCGACGGTCTGCGCGGCGAGGAGGTGGTCGAAGGCATCCTCTGGGCCTACGCCTTCGCCGCTGTGGACCCGTACCGCGCCACGACCCACAACAAGGGCATTCTGAATGGCATCGACCCGGTGATCGTCGCCACCGGCAATGACTGGCGCGCCATCGAAGCCGGCGCCCATGCCTACGCCGCCCGCAGCGGGCGCTATACCTCGCTGAGCGTCTGGGAGAAGGACGCCGAGGGCAACCTGGTCGGCACCCTGGAGATGCCCATGGCCGTCGGCATTGTCGGCGGGGCGACCAAGGTGCACCCTGCCGCGCAGGCGGCCCTCAAGCTACTGGGGGTGACCAGCGCCAACCAGTTGGCCGAGATCGCCGTCTGCGCCGGTCTGGCCAGCAACCTGGCCGCGATGCGCGCCCTGGCATGCGAGGGCATCCAGCAGGGCCACATGGGCTTGCACGCGCGCCAGATCGCTATGGCCGCGGGCGCCCACGGCCCACTGGTGGACGAGGTTGCGCGGCGCATGGTCGAAGAGCGCAACATCAAGCCGGCCCGCGCCGAGGAGCTGGTCGCGGAACTGCGCGCGGCGAGTTCACATTGA
- a CDS encoding 6-carboxytetrahydropterin synthase, with protein sequence MIYATRRFEFSASHRYWRDDWSPEENERLFGKCTSPYGHGHNYTLDVTITGALDPRTGMVMNMTELKAIVNQVLEEFDHRHLNEDTPYFKTQLPTTENLVRVLWRLIAARLPAAARLARLRLYETADLWAEYDGADETTFARAYTFSAAHRLHAPALSDEENRAVYGKCNNPNGHGHNYTLEVSISGPVDPDTGMVIDLPELDRTVREVLDQLDFRHLDREIAAFADQPSTAENIIVYLWNELAPRFEGRLSYLRLWETRKNVFEYAGPVEAGERR encoded by the coding sequence ATGATCTATGCAACCCGACGTTTTGAGTTTTCGGCGTCGCACCGCTACTGGCGCGACGATTGGAGCCCCGAGGAGAACGAGCGGCTCTTCGGGAAGTGCACCAGTCCCTACGGGCACGGGCACAACTATACGCTCGATGTCACCATCACCGGCGCGCTCGACCCGCGCACGGGCATGGTGATGAACATGACTGAACTGAAGGCGATTGTAAACCAGGTGCTGGAGGAGTTTGACCACCGGCACCTGAATGAGGATACGCCCTATTTCAAAACCCAGCTTCCGACCACCGAGAACCTCGTGCGGGTGCTCTGGCGGCTGATCGCCGCGCGGCTGCCCGCCGCGGCCCGTCTGGCGCGCCTGCGCCTGTACGAGACGGCCGACCTGTGGGCGGAGTACGATGGCGCCGACGAGACCACCTTCGCCCGCGCGTACACCTTCTCGGCGGCGCACCGGCTCCATGCGCCAGCGCTGTCCGATGAAGAGAACCGCGCCGTCTACGGGAAATGTAACAATCCCAACGGCCACGGCCACAATTACACCCTCGAGGTAAGCATCAGCGGGCCGGTTGACCCCGACACGGGCATGGTCATTGACCTGCCTGAGCTGGATCGCACCGTGCGCGAGGTGCTCGATCAGCTTGATTTTCGCCACCTTGATCGCGAGATTGCGGCCTTTGCCGATCAACCGTCAACCGCCGAGAACATCATTGTCTATCTCTGGAACGAACTGGCGCCTCGTTTTGAGGGCCGCCTGAGCTACCTGAGGCTCTGGGAAACGCGTAAAAACGTCTTCGAGTATGCTGGCCCGGTCGAGGCTGGCGAGCGCCGGTGA
- the folE gene encoding GTP cyclohydrolase I FolE: MTTQLEPNGSARHPRNGRDSETFNAHDYEALIVPGRGKLESVAYGSNPQIEAAVREILAAIGEQPDREGLLKTPSRVAKMYAELTAGYHVDPEALINNAIFSVDYDEMVLVKNIDFYSLCEHHMLPFMGQVHVAYIPNGKVVGLSKIPRIVEMFARRLQVQERMTVQIAEFIDRHLQPLGVAVVAEGVHMCSVMRGVKKANASMVTSAMRGVFRDDPKTRAEFMAHVGRSRTQEM, translated from the coding sequence ATGACAACCCAACTAGAACCTAACGGAAGCGCCCGTCATCCCAGGAACGGGCGCGACTCCGAGACATTTAACGCCCATGACTACGAAGCCCTGATCGTCCCGGGACGGGGCAAACTCGAAAGCGTCGCCTACGGCTCCAATCCGCAGATCGAGGCGGCTGTGCGCGAGATCCTGGCTGCTATCGGCGAACAACCTGACCGGGAAGGTCTGCTGAAGACCCCTTCGCGGGTGGCAAAGATGTACGCCGAACTGACCGCCGGCTATCACGTTGACCCCGAGGCGCTCATCAACAATGCCATCTTCAGCGTTGACTACGACGAGATGGTGCTGGTGAAGAACATTGATTTCTACAGCCTGTGCGAGCATCACATGCTGCCGTTTATGGGCCAGGTGCATGTAGCCTACATTCCCAACGGCAAAGTGGTGGGGCTGAGCAAGATCCCGCGCATCGTTGAGATGTTCGCCCGACGCTTGCAGGTGCAGGAGCGCATGACGGTGCAGATCGCCGAGTTCATTGATCGCCACCTGCAACCCCTTGGCGTAGCCGTGGTGGCCGAAGGGGTGCATATGTGCTCGGTGATGCGGGGGGTGAAGAAGGCCAATGCGAGCATGGTCACCTCGGCCATGCGCGGGGTCTTTCGCGATGACCCCAAGACGCGGGCCGAGTTTATGGCTCACGTGGGTCGTTCCCGCACCCAGGAGATGTAG
- a CDS encoding SDR family NAD(P)-dependent oxidoreductase, translating into MTIQRTIVITGASRGIGRATALALAAPGTRLILAARSAPALAETAAAARVRGAEASPVACDVAIEDQVQSLIAGAASSGRLDVVVHSVGGALVGPFEQIELAAWEETLRAQLTSLFLVCKHAAPRMEAGGLLINIASVAARQAFPGWAAYSAAKHGALGFMNAVREELRPRGIRVTSVLPAATDTDLWAGVPGTWNRTAMLRPEDVAAAVAALVNYPPYVTVEELLIGHVAGRL; encoded by the coding sequence ATGACCATCCAACGAACCATCGTAATCACCGGAGCGTCGCGGGGCATCGGGCGCGCCACGGCGCTGGCCCTGGCCGCTCCGGGCACGCGCCTGATCCTGGCGGCCCGCTCGGCCCCCGCGCTGGCCGAAACGGCGGCGGCTGCCCGCGTCCGCGGCGCTGAGGCCTCGCCCGTGGCCTGCGATGTGGCCATTGAGGATCAGGTGCAGTCCCTGATCGCCGGCGCCGCATCCTCCGGACGCCTCGATGTCGTAGTGCATAGCGTCGGCGGAGCGCTGGTCGGACCCTTTGAACAGATCGAACTGGCAGCGTGGGAGGAGACCCTGCGCGCCCAGTTGACCAGCCTGTTTCTGGTGTGTAAGCACGCGGCCCCGCGAATGGAGGCGGGCGGGTTGCTGATCAATATCGCCTCGGTGGCCGCCCGGCAGGCCTTCCCGGGCTGGGCCGCCTACAGCGCGGCCAAGCACGGCGCGCTGGGCTTCATGAACGCCGTGCGCGAAGAACTGCGCCCCCGCGGCATCCGCGTTACCTCGGTGCTTCCGGCAGCGACCGACACCGACCTCTGGGCCGGCGTGCCCGGCACGTGGAACCGGACCGCCATGCTGCGCCCTGAAGATGTTGCCGCGGCCGTCGCCGCCCTTGTCAATTACCCGCCCTACGTGACGGTCGAAGAGTTGCTAATTGGACACGTAGCGGGGAGGCTGTGA
- a CDS encoding enoyl-ACP reductase has translation MGLMDGKRGLILGVANDHSIAWGIAQALHREGAILGFTYASEALERRVRPLAESLGAPLIAPCDVTRDEEIAALMQRAQDAFGQIDVLVHAIAFANKEELNGPYLRTTREGFHLAMDVSVYSLTALLRAAEPLLAPGAAILTLTYHGARQVIPNYNVMGVAKAALEASVRYLAADLGPRGVRVNAISAGPIRTLAASGIAGFRAMHRSFAAQAPLRRNVTIEDVGDAALWLCSDLSRAVTGEVLYVDAGFNIMGMSVDEG, from the coding sequence ATGGGCCTGATGGACGGCAAACGGGGTCTGATCCTGGGTGTGGCGAACGACCACTCGATCGCCTGGGGCATCGCGCAGGCGCTGCACCGCGAAGGGGCCATTCTGGGCTTCACCTACGCCAGCGAGGCGCTTGAACGGCGCGTGCGCCCGCTGGCCGAGAGCCTCGGCGCGCCGCTGATTGCACCGTGCGACGTGACCCGCGACGAGGAGATCGCCGCCCTTATGCAGCGCGCGCAGGACGCCTTCGGCCAGATTGACGTGCTCGTCCACGCTATCGCCTTCGCCAACAAAGAAGAACTCAACGGCCCCTACCTCCGCACCACCCGTGAGGGCTTTCATCTGGCTATGGATGTTAGCGTCTATTCGCTCACCGCTCTCCTGCGCGCGGCCGAACCGCTGCTGGCCCCTGGCGCAGCCATCCTTACCCTCACCTACCACGGCGCGCGGCAGGTCATTCCCAACTACAACGTAATGGGCGTCGCCAAGGCGGCGCTGGAGGCCAGTGTGCGTTACCTGGCCGCCGACCTGGGTCCCCGTGGCGTGCGGGTCAATGCCATCAGCGCCGGGCCGATCCGCACCCTGGCCGCCAGCGGGATCGCCGGCTTTCGCGCCATGCACCGCAGCTTCGCTGCGCAGGCCCCCCTGCGCCGGAACGTGACGATTGAGGACGTCGGCGACGCCGCCCTCTGGCTGTGCAGCGACCTCAGCCGGGCCGTGACCGGCGAAGTGCTCTACGTGGACGCGGGCTTCAACATTATGGGCATGAGCGTCGATGAGGGGTGA